The genomic window AGGCACTAGCCATGCCTGTGATATGTCCTGTAAGGTTTGAGTTCAAAGCCAGGGATTCCTGGGTGTTGAGCAGTGTTTTGCAAACGTCCAGTGGGGTTGTGGCAGCGGCAGCTACAGCTCCTGCACAGGCTCCGGAGAGGACGTGGGAGCTGGGGTTGTACCGTCTCTGGGGGTTAAAGTGCTCCTGCAGGAATTCGTAGGTCATGAAGTGAATGGCTTGGAAGGGAACGTTCATGGTGAGCTGGGTGGTGTAGCTGCGGTAAAAGGCCCCAGCCCCTTCGTTCTGCCACACTGCCCGGACACAGTCTGTCACCCGGTGGTACGGTGAGTTGTACATCTGCATCCTCTGCTTGACCACTGGCGGCGCCATCagtgagaagggaatggcga from Bubalus kerabau isolate K-KA32 ecotype Philippines breed swamp buffalo chromosome 22, PCC_UOA_SB_1v2, whole genome shotgun sequence includes these protein-coding regions:
- the SLC25A28 gene encoding mitoferrin-2 isoform X3, with the translated sequence MKSAAGCVATLLHDAAMNPVEVVKQRMQMYNSPYHRVTDCVRAVWQNEGAGAFYRSYTTQLTMNVPFQAIHFMTYEFLQEHFNPQRRYNPSSHVLSGACAGAVAAAATTPLDVCKTLLNTQESLALNSNLTGHITGMASAFRTVYQVGGVTAYFRGVQARVIYQIPSTAIAWSVYEFFKYLITKRQEEWRAGK